GTGAGCTTTGACAATGAGTATCAGTAGACTGGACCAACCAAGCTAAGGCCAATCCTGTCCCTGCCCAAAATCCATGCATATATAATTTCCAGGGGTCTCTGTATATTGATCAGCAATGGGACCTCTGGCCGATTTTTCCTGTCCCTAACACTGAGGCTAATTTTAGCTTCCCGACCATCACCCCAAGTCAGCACCTTGCAAGGATCAAGACAATGACTtccctggtctgtatggcttagcTGCTTCCTGGATTCAACTCACTATACCGTCAGAGGAGTTTTTTTGAAATAGAATTTAACATGTTAAGCACCTAAATCTCATGACTATAATCTTAACAAAATCTTGGTTTATGCAGTAaactaccatttaaaaaaaaaaaaaaattgtaactgtTAATCCAGATTATTTTATGAATTCACATTAAAAGTTGTAGTTCTAGATTTTCCTCTTCAGTATCCAAGCTCAGGAGCATCATATTCTAGGAGCACCTATTGGAAATTCAGGTACAAGCTGCCCACAGTTTCCCATCCAATATCTTAATGTACAGAAAACTGTGAGCAGCAGGTGCCTGAGTTTCTGTTCGGAGCTCCTGGTGAGTGAAGCTTGTATGCACGGGGCAGAAGACAAAAAAACTAGGCCATGATTTTGGATGTGAAGATTATATCTTTGATGTATGTTTGAGCATTATTTATAAATATATGTTTGTGAACGTTTCTCCCTGTGAAGACTTTGAGGGAACTTTTCAGCAGTTGTTCTAAATGCCACAGAGCTGCCAACTTGATTCCATACCATCAAAGGGGCACAACCTTCATGAAAGAAGTATAACATATTTTCATGCAGAATGTGCCTCTTTAACACTAATATACTAATGTTAATACTCTGCCTGTTTGAAGCTATTTTGTGCTCTAACTTTATCTTCTTTCTTTCAGCTACTGCAGTATCGCCCATCAAAGAAGACATTCATGTTTATTCCACCTGAACCTTTGAAGGTTAATATTATGGTTCTTGAAAATGGAGGCAGTAAAGTGCTGTTGCGTGGTTATGTGAATGCTGACGATTGTGAAATCCCTTTAACCTCCCAGGTTAGCAGTGAGTCTGCTAATAAATGGAGTGCCATACCCTTGGTAATAGAAAGCGGCAAAATTGTATACAAGTCTCAGACTATAGAAAATCCAACCACAGAAAATGATGCGAGTAGCCGAGAGAGTGATGTGCAGGCTTCTGGTCAGCCCCAGCAAAATGATTACCGAGTTCAATCTCATCCCTCAAATGAAAAAGAGACACAGAATGAAGTTCAATATGCAGTCATTGTAATGGAAAACATCGGTCACTCTCAGCAGCAGCAACACATCCAGCGGCCAAATGAGGAGCGTAAGGAACCGCTACAAGCTGGGTACAGATCACAATTGCCAACATGGCCTCTGATCAGAGAGGCTGCACAGCATCGTGTTGAATATGGGTTCATCGGAATAGATACAAGTCATAACCCACAATATGAACAAGCACTCCACACATCAAATGTGGAGATCAAGGAGCCACAGCAGACTGGTTATATAACTCGTCCACTTGCAAATGGTATGAACACAGGGACTGCAGGGAGTGATGCCGATTGCACTAGAGTTGGATCATGTGGAGCTATTGATCCACAACATGAAAGAGTTTATCTGCCCCAGGAACTGGAACAGAGTAATTGTAAGTCACAGTTTCAACCATGGCCACCAACTGAAAAGGCTCCGCTGGATAGTATTGACCATTGTCCTGTTGTAATGGGTAGCAGCTTTCATTTACTGAAGGAGAAACAGCATGAAGAAATCGAGGAGCCAGATACAACAGTATTAGATTGGGACTTCACTACTGGCAGACTGACCATACCTGAAATCAGTGTCAAGGCAGATTCAGAGAACAGTGGTTCTCTAACACAAACTGTAGAGCCAGAGATTGGTCTCCTGTCCTCACTATGTACAAAGGCCCTTCCTGACGAATCTTTAATGACTGAAGAAGATATGTACATATCACAGTTCCAAAAGCACTGGAGACTGCATATACAAGCATAGCAATCAGTGATCATGCATCTCTGGATAAATATGGCATGCGTATTTTCTTTTAAGGTGTGCTACCCTTCTGCCTTTCCTCTTGTTTTCTTCCTGTTGATCTCTCGTCAGATCATATAGCTTCTCTGGCTGAGAGAGTAGCCAGGAAGCCTGTTCCTCAGCCTCTTCCTACACCTCCCTTTAGGTGCGAACTAGGATGTATCAAACACCACAGCTGATATCAGGAACTCAGCAAACTGGAGGCTCAACTAACAACACCGttaaagtcatggcaggaaaggtgCAATGTAATGTGTTAACCATTAGACTGCTGAAGTTATTAGAACTTTATAAAGTTCATGTATTTGAGTTTTTTTGCATATTCTTTAAATGCTTTTAGATACACAGGCCCGATTTACCCCTAATGTTTCTAACGTTAATTCTAACCCTAACACAACTCAGATTTATATATCCATTAACCCTCTCATTGATGCCACTGTCCAAAATTGCCAGCTTTGGGATTGGAGTGTACTAGATGCTGAATTGTCACCAAATATATAATAACTGCAACACTTACttcggcgcacacacacacagtgaatatAAAGCAACAAAACCACAATCCAGCACAAAGTAAGGCTTTTAATAGCAAGTTAGCAAGACTGTCAATACCAGGCAGACCCTAAAATAGAGTCCTGCAGGCAGCCCATTGGCACAGCAAAGCCATGCAGTTCACTGGAACCAGAACAGGGCAAAATAGGTCAGCCAATACATCCCTACTAGTACCCAGTTAGTATTAATGTGACACAAGTAACTAAGGAAGCAGGAAACATTACTTCTAAAATAGGAAGGAAATAAAATAGCAATGAACAAGGAGACATATTGGTGCAGTGGGTTGGCACATTGTCCTCTTGGACTTAGATTTAAATAAAGAatacagctatttacaatctatattaacgacttggaggaaaggaccgagtgtaacgtagccaagtttactgatgttacaaagatgggaggaaaagcaatgtgtgagaaggacacaaaaaatctgcaaaaggacatagacaggctaagtgagtgggcaaaaatttggcagatgcagtataatgttggaaagtgtgaagtcatgcactttggcagaaaaaaatcaaagagcaagttattatttaaataaagaaagattgcaaagtgccgcagtacagcgggacctggcggtacttgtgcatgaaacacaaaaggatagtatgcaggtacagcaagtgatcaggaaggctaatggtatggggatggagtataaaagcagggaagtcttgctacagctatacaaggttttggtgaggccacacctagaatgctgcgtgcagttttgatttccatatttaaggaataggagcaggagtaagccccttgctgtggaggcagttcagagaaggttcactaggttgattctggagatgagggagttgacttatgaggaaaggttgagtaggttgggcctctactctttggaattcagaagaataagaggtgatcttatcgaaacgcataagattatgagggggcttgacaaggtggatgcagagaggatatttccactgatagaggagactagaactagtgggcgtgatcttagaataagggtccgcccatttaaaattgagatgaggaggaatttcttctctgagggttgtaaatctgtggaattcactgcctcacagagctgtggaagctgggtcattgaataaatttaagacagagatagacagtttcttaaccaataagggttatggggagcaggcagagcagtggacctgagtccatgatcggatcagccatgatcgtattaaatggcggagcaggttcgaggggccgtatggcctactcctgctcctatttcttatgttcttataagtccaCAATAAAAAGCTGTCTGTAATTTGGCATTAATTGACAATCGAGAAACAAACTACAATGATGGCAATACAATGCATGTTGTTGGCTGGTATGGAGGCGAATGTGGCTGGCTGACCTATACCTGCCCgtcaatgatcagtgctgggagcggGTGGCAAGAATAAAAGAATTCTCCTCACACTGGCATTGCTCAGCATGATGTGCACCAAAGCTCACCAAAAAAAGGTTAACGATAGCCCCAGAGTGTCCATTTATCCAAATGATTTCAGTGAAAAATCAAAGTCAAATGCTGCAGGAGGCTGTAGCCCCGAAATTGTGCAATCCCCTTTACACACAATTTGGGGGCAATTTTGGCAGAGTGGCAGGATCAGAAAATGGATGGAAACTAAATCCACTGGGTTTCTGCCCCTTTTTAGAGTGCCCAACAAATTGCATTATAGGGGAGCAGGTGCCCACCCCGGCCCTCATGATAGCACTTTGGTGCTTTTTAGGCCGGATTTCCAGATTACGCTCGGGATCTGCTAGAAACAATCCCAATAGGTCCAGTGGGACCTCTGTCGGCTGAGATTAAATGATGATTCTGTTGTGGCCCTACCCTGGTGCATGGGTCTGTTGTGGCCCTACCCTGGTGCATGGGTCTGTTGTGGCCCTACCCTGGTGCATGGGTCTGTTGTGGCCCTACCCTGGTGCATGGGTCTGTTGTGGCCCTACCCTGGTGCATGGGTCTGTTGTGGCCCTACCCTGGTGCATGGGTCTGTTGTGGCCCTACCCTGGTGCTTTATCTGTAACTGACCTAAACTATTTTCTAGGCTCTAAATATGATGTTCCGTTTCTTTCAGCACCTGTTTTATTTGCTTTAAATATTGCTTTCAGATCTTCAGTTTCTCTTTCTCATTCAAAAGGTAAACGTCAACTGAACCCAGATGGAGCAGTGGGAGCCTAGGAATTATTTTGTCGTAGCTTCCCATTTTTGCTGGAGCTGCTTCCAGCTCTCCCCTCTGGGAGTGCTGCCTGCgcggcgggggcggtggggggtgcctCTTTGAGCTGTTACAGGCGCTAGCACCCACTCCTGTTAATTTAAATAACCCCCAAACCTAGGATTTGGGGTGGAGGTCAAGGTGTGTACTTAGCGACAGGTGGGTGTTCTACCCTGCTGCACCTCTGGCAGCAAACAACATCCCAGGAATTTTCACTTGTTTGTAAATAAGATGGAAAAACCATTTTATGTTTCTCAAACCTAATTATGCAGTGACATTTTGCATTGAAACATCTGTTTAGATTGAATGGTTGCAACAAAGTGATGCACAACTGGTCCCCTGCCAACAACAAAAGCTACAATTTAGAACTGTTAAGAAATATGTTGTTTATATACAGAATGTTTTATGGAGATGTTATATTTTATAATTCAGGTTTATATACTCAATTGTGTTGTGTTTCAATAGTATATTCTTGTATTAAAAAAAATTATACCTATGTTGTACATGATTTTTGTTTCATTTTAAGACACAAGACAATGCTCAGTGTATCACAATAAGTAATAGTAAAACGATCAGTGTACATTACAACTTACATTTACATGGCACTCCTCACGTTATGGAAAATCTTAAGAGTTTTGCTAGGGGAGCAGAGGACACAGGTAGAAACAGGAAATATTGTAGCTTAGAAATTACTAATATCAGATGACGAAAACTTAATAATTACATATGATATTTTAGCAGAGGCATTTAATCCATTCACCTTAAATTGATTAACACTTGATGTAACAACGAATGGAGGAATGTCGTATGAACATGTTAAATATCACCAATAATAAAAGAATGACTGGCATTTACAACGTCAGGATGTCATGAAGagctttacggccaattaagtacttttgaagtgtaactgttgtaatgtaagaaatgcagcagccatttcacacacagcaaggtcccacaaacagcattgcaataagtgaccagaaaatctgttttaaatGTGGTTGgagtgataaatgttggctaggacaccagggagaactcccctgctctttttcaaaatagtgccatggcaaacagggcctcggtttaacgtctcatccaaaagacacaccTCCATccatgcagcgctctctcagtgctgcactgaagtgccagctttGATTATgggactgagatttgaactcacaaccttacaactcagaggggagagtgctttCCGCTGAGCCAAGGCTGAAACCTGGGGTTTATGGGAAATGCTGTAAACATAATTgaagagatggcttttgaagaaagGGAGAATGGTAACAACAAAGTAAGTAACTCCGATATAGCTGGCCACATTTTACAGCAAAATAggcattttaaaattaaaactGAAAATTCTGGAAATCCCTAGCATCTAAGAggtaatgtgaggtaatgcactttgggagggctaataaggaaagggtataaacattaagcggtaggccacttaatagtgtagatgaacaaagggaccttggagtgcttgtccacagatccctgaaagtagcaggccaggtggataaggtggttaagaaggcttacggaatgcttgcctttgttggccgaggcatagaatataagagcagggaggttatgcttaaattgtataatactctggttaggtcacagctggaatactgcgtgccgtattataggaaggacgtgattgcgctggaaagggtgcagaggagatttactaggatgctgcctggaatggagaatcatagttatgaggacagattggataggcggagtttgttctccttggaacagaggaggttgagaggagacctcattgaagtgtacaagatattgaggggcctggatacagtggatagcaagggcctatttccattggtggagaggtctattacgtgggggcatagatttaaggtggttggtggaaggttcagagaggatttgaggggggggcttcttcacgcagagggttgtggggttctggaactctgcctggaagagaggtggatgcagaaaccctcaccacatttaaaagatggttggatgagcatttaaagtgccgtaacctgcagggttatggacctagagctggtatttgggattagactggatgaccttttgttggatggcgcagatattagggtaagtactgcagggaatacaatacggccaggatgatctcctggactagtttcaatcacctggatgggttggagaagaattttcctagttttttttctctccctaaattggcctgggtttttatctggtttttgcctctcccaggaaatcacatggctccggttggggtggagtgtaaaatgtttcagtataaggggtgtcgcagttgtgaggcggactggtttgggctggatgctctttgcctttccgtcattgttcataggtttatatgtaacctttagggctgctgaccaagcgccgagcggctctttgtcggtcggtgtggacacgatgggccgaaatagcctcctcctgcgctgtaaatttctatgtttctaagacacgtTAATGTTTCAGAGGAAGCCTCGTCATCAGAACTGTGTTCGGTAATATAAAAAATTGTAAATATCTGACACACCGGGAATACTAGTCGGGAAATCACAGGAGCACCTAATCTTCCATAAGTTAATTTGAATAGATGGAAAATTATGGTCTGTATACATGTAATTTCCTGGCCAGGAGCACTTTGAGTGGGGAAACAGCCTTTATTAACCTGTCTTTTTCTGTGTGTATTTGCCACATTTTTTTGTTTAAGATTTTTTAGGCATTTTAAAATGTCTGTCTTTGCAGGAAACTTGCAAAAGTTAGGATAATGTATtttaacacatgattcaatagcagTTAATTGTTACAACATTTCTAGAGTGATGTACAAATATTCTACCGATAACGATAACCAGTTTCAACTTGTTATTGGACAGCAAATGCCTGGATTTTATTAAAGGGTGTATAGTCCCTGCTTTTCCAGTATAGTCTGTTTTTCTTTGGTGATGGCATTTTTATTGGTACCTGTTTACCTTTTCTTCACTTTTCCATGAAAGAAGTGACATGTTGCCTTTCATTGAAACCGTGACTCATTTTCAGGAGAGTCCAGGATAATGCAAGTGAAACCTGGGTAGAGCCTGTTTACCTTAacattccacaacacaatttcctgttTGTTTCTGTATATCTTATCCTATCCTTTGTAAGAGAAAGTCTGTTAAATACTGGCCTAGCAATTGGACATTGTTGTGCCCGAACCTCCCTCACCACTCTTATTACAATGAGGCAGGAGGCCCAATACCTACCCGTCCCAGCCCAGAGATTGTTCCCTGCGCTCAGTTAATGCTGGCCTGAGATCATTTCTGCCCAACCATTTCTAAATTGAAACACCTTAAACACAACTGCAATCTAAGTTTTATGGCCAATCTCACCTTGTGCAGGCATTAAGCCCCAATATAAGAAGGTCCACCACTGGTGTGGGGCTCCATAGTGGGCAGTGGTCAAGCATGTGAAGTCACACTTTTGAATGTCTGATTGTCCAATTGGCAATTTATGGGGCAGGAGGAGGCTGCACTCCTGGCATTCAGGGACCTTATAGGTACCTTCTTGAATGGCTAAACTATTCAAAACACGCCCTATACCACAATTCATGAATTTGGGTCAGGTTCTGCCTGCAGGGTTAGCCTCTCCCACAAAAACTAGATGCATGAATGCTGAGCAGGGCAGGTCTGCTTCTTCAAAGTAGATTTTTGTTGTTTAGGCTGCTTTTCAAAGATTAATTTTTTGTCAGGGAATATTTACTATCTTCTACATTGAACATTCTGCAAAGTGTTTTCTCCCTGGTGATGCTCTTCTCCACATTGTCTGTGCTAACATTTGCATTAACAGTGCCAAAGCTTTCCAGCAGTaccagtattgtgttcctaacacagatgagactgcacacagggaagttaaagtaacagtaacctcagtctttattaagacactccagagtgaggaacacgccttatgggccagcttatatacagtgctcctaagggatgctgggatcccttgggacttcaggggatgcactccctggtggcggaacatgggagccatgctttacagatacacaacaacaagtATGGTAGGATGCTGTCACAGGATTTAGatgacagtagtagtgaggttggagacagcatcaaacaagaaattagggatgcatgcaataagggtacaccagttatcatgagcgactttaatctacatatagattgggctaaccaaactggtagcaatatggtggaggaggatttcctggagtatattggggatggttttctagaccaatatgtcgaggagccaactagagtgctggccatccgacactgggtgatgtgtaatgagaaaggactaattagcaatcttgtatgaggccccttggggaaaagtgaccataatatggtagaattctttattaagatggagagtgacacagttaattcagagactaggggctggactttccacttgctggctaaggccgaaaaaaatgggccttgttccagcgatgcgggacgtatcgcccgtgctgatcgctggctcaaggcccatttctttttgcaattttccactctgccttagcccagcgatgtcaaatgggtgatgtgatttctcggtgatctcacgatcgcccaaagaaaatggaagtgagtggaaaaaaaaaacttccctagcaacacattactgtgcatgtgcaggttgatttttttcaggttgatgctccttcccgcattttgagaggtcaagggtcttcaaacatgctcagaagctctgtgtgggtctgggagagggagagcgagagagagagaaagaggagaaaggaagcaggtatttTGACCAAGTCTTAAatgagataaatttaaagaatggagggagctgcaggaaagcaaagggccaagcccttcagtgaGGAGGTCAATGAGGCCCTAGTGAGCAGTGTCagcgcgaggtgggaggatctgacacggggtgggcatgggaaacctccaccccgtgcatatcggaggatctGGGCAGAGAtcgtcggcatctaatgaagcccggacactggaccagtgccacaaaagatggaacagtctactggcgacTGCAAGAGTAAggtgaaatttaaatttgaaataatttttattatttaatgcatggaaaatctaattagaatctgcaatgttatctcgtaatctttaagcatgactaagtaactaaattatgattacatttatgcaccgcaacataaatttgaatgttacagtatgaaatatcttattcctatgcaatgtaatgcaaacttgtaattgaacttataaatctgtcagtcctaaatgtttattgccaaaatccatctgcttatgccatgcaatgttaccNNNNNNNNNNNNNNNNNNNNNNNNNNNNNNNNNNNNNNNNNNNNNNNNNNNNNNNNNNNNNNNNNNNNNNNNNNNNNNNNN
This genomic stretch from Pristiophorus japonicus isolate sPriJap1 chromosome 7, sPriJap1.hap1, whole genome shotgun sequence harbors:
- the LOC139266649 gene encoding interleukin-20 receptor subunit alpha-like — protein: MRQQQLVVEDAPEVGVADNKGKDADDEEEDNDEEAMLLGLLAKIKWIPRATTLPAPSNVHFLSTNMQNVLHWELLGEKGCKILSSVQYKVYGENDWKNKKECLNITKTYCDLSNETADYEEYYYARVRAVSGAGFSDWKRSGRFNPKVETNISFPKVKVEAGVCSISITLTAPKKWKNNNEARAISLAKVFHDLKYKLSVINRKTNKSLNFQEDSTFKKVDALEHDTMYCVTARSVEESFFRISEPSEIVCVTTPKDPTKEMIKMILFGCVLPVFILFFLLSLVCYFMYKYVYVSDQKQPVNLLLQYRPSKKTFMFIPPEPLKVNIMVLENGGSKVLLRGYVNADDCEIPLTSQVSSESANKWSAIPLVIESGKIVYKSQTIENPTTENDASSRESDVQASGQPQQNDYRVQSHPSNEKETQNEVQYAVIVMENIGHSQQQQHIQRPNEERKEPLQAGYRSQLPTWPLIREAAQHRVEYGFIGIDTSHNPQYEQALHTSNVEIKEPQQTGYITRPLANGMNTGTAGSDADCTRVGSCGAIDPQHERVYLPQELEQSNCKSQFQPWPPTEKAPLDSIDHCPVVMGSSFHLLKEKQHEEIEEPDTTVLDWDFTTGRLTIPEISVKADSENSGSLTQTVEPEIGLLSSLCTKALPDESLMTEEDMYISQFQKHWRLHIQA